From a single Lolium rigidum isolate FL_2022 chromosome 7, APGP_CSIRO_Lrig_0.1, whole genome shotgun sequence genomic region:
- the LOC124671753 gene encoding E3 ubiquitin-protein ligase WAV3-like → MESPDQMNLCAIYLSGMGVGGGQAIFMAECSHMFHFHCISASVAYGHLLCPLCNAPWRELPFVRPAAASVPPTQPPLQPPSVDVMPLPIPPRLSVPTQPADPDVFDDDEQVASAAGAPSSRAVVVKTYTDYSAVGRGSSRDNFAVLVHLKATGTEATCGSPAPREPLDLVMVLDVSRSMHGRKLELLKQAMRFVVDILGPEDRLCIVSFSSTARRVTRLMRMTDAGKALCVRAVESLTALRGTNIAEGLRTAAKVLNERRYKNGFSSVVLLSDGQDNCTLTRQALGSGPSSLARIGTTTGGRTAPIHTFGFGRSHDAAAMHVIAEASGGTFTFIENETVIQDAFAQCVGGLLTVVVQDARLAVACVHPGVRVVSVKSGVYESRVDEDYRAASVAVGELYADEERRFLLFLAVPRAGGTDGEVTTLLKVSCVYRDATAGVEVSVTAEDTVVARPEHAPDLARSVEVERELIRVETTEDIAASRAAAERGAHQEAVEILENRWRAVAQSDAARGGDAMIAALEIELRGMLGRVSSQQNYARSGRAHMLAGMSAHMHQRSSSSSLGSWSELELLLPSAIGFHAGGVTTSMEGTRQDSHRVDATLPYATPAILAMLLRSRRAREAAAEGRLEREEAEGSDPN, encoded by the exons ATGGAAAGCCCTGACCAG ATGAATCTTTGCGCTATCTACCTCAGCGGCATGGGCGTCGGCGGCGGGCAGGCCATCTTCATGGCCGAGTGCTCCCACATGTTCCACTTTCACTGCATCTCCGCTAGCGTCGCGTACGGCCACCTCCTCTGCCCGCTCTGCAATGCGCCCTGGCGCGAACTGCCGTTCGTGCGACCGGCGGCGGCATCAGTGCCGCCCACCCAGCCACCGCTACAGCCGCCGTCCGTGGATGTCATGCCGCTGCCGATACCTCCACGACTATCAGTACCCACCCAGCCCGCAGATCCGGACGTCTTCGACGACGACGAGCAGGTGGCGTCGGCAGCAGGCGCCCCATCCAGCAGGGCGGTGGTCGTCAAGACATACACCGACTACTCGGCCGTCGGCAGAGGCTCGTCTCGCGACAACTTCGCCGTGCTCGTGCACCTCAAGGCTACCGGCACCGAAGCGACATGCGGCTCTCCAGCGCCACGCGAGCCGCTTGACCTCGTGATGGTGCTCGACGTCAGCAGAAGCATGCACGGGCGCAAGCTCGAGCTGCTGAAGCAGGCGATGAGGTTCGTCGTGGACATCCTCGGCCCGGAAGACCGCCTCTGCATCGTGTCCTTCTCGTCCACGGCGCGCCGCGTGACAAGGCTCATGCGCATGACGGACGCCGGGAAGGCGCTGTGCGTGCGCGCCGTGGAGTCCCTCACGGCGCTTCGCGGCACCAACATCGCCGAGGGGCTCCGCACCGCCGCCAAGGTGCTCAACGAGCGCCGGTACAAGAACGGCTTCTCGAGCGTGGTGCTGCTCTCCGACGGCCAGGACAACTGTACCTTGACGAGACAGGCGCTCGGCAGCGGACCGTCATCCCTTGCGCGCATAGGCACCACCACAGGCGGTCGCACAGCGCCCATCCACACGTTCGGCTTCGGCAGAAGCCACGACGCGGCTGCGATGCACGTCATCGCCGAGGCGTCGGGTGGCACGTTCACGTTTATCGAGAACGAGACGGTGATCCAGGACGCGTTCGCGCAGTGTGTCGGCGGGCTGCTCACCGTCGTGGTTCAGGACGCGCGTCTCGCGGTTGCGTGCGTGCATCCTGGCGTTCGTGTCGTCTCGGTCAAGTCCGGGGTTTATGAGAGCCGCGTCGACGAGGATTACCGCGCGGCGTCGGTCGCGGTGGGCGAACTCTACGCCGACGAGGAGAGGCGTTTCTTGCTTTTCTTGGCCGTACCGAGAGCAGGAGGAACGGACGGTGAAGTCACTACTCTGTTAAAAGTTTCCTGCGTCTACCGAGACGCGACCGCCGGCGTGGAAGTCAGCGTGACGGCCGAGGACACGGTGGTGGCGAGGCCGGAACACGCGCCGGACTTGGCACGGTCGGTGGAGGTGGAGCGGGAGCTCATCCGGGTCGAGACCACCGAGGACATTGCGGCGTCGAGGGCGGCAGCAGAGCGGGGCGCGCACCAGGAGGCGGTGGAGATACTCGAGAACCGGTGGCGAGCGGTGGCGCAGTCCGACGCGGCACGAGGCGGCGACGCCATGATCGCGGCGCTGGAGATCGAGCTGCGGGGCATGCTGGGGCGCGTGTCGAGCCAGCAGAACTATGCACGCTCGGGGCGGGCGCACATGCTCGCTGGCATGAGCGCGCACATGCACCAGCGGAGCAGTTCCAGCTCCCTGGGCAGTTGGTCGGAGCTGGAGCTGCTGCTGCCATCGGCGATTGGATTCCACGCTGGAGGGGTGACGACGTCCATGGAAGGAACACGCCAGGATTCGCATCGAGTCGATGCGACGCTGCCCTACGCGACGCCGGCCATACTCGCGATGTTGTTGCGGTCGCGGAGGGCCCGCGAGGCGGCAGCCGAGGGCCGGCTGGAGCGGGAAGAAGCCGAAGGCTCCGATCCGAACTGA